From Anopheles darlingi chromosome 2, idAnoDarlMG_H_01, whole genome shotgun sequence, the proteins below share one genomic window:
- the LOC125949014 gene encoding ribosomal protein S6 kinase 2 beta-like isoform X1: MPLANSIDPWREKVPISIVGIESSSQDNVEMVVDEAYDPLLHAQQNPHQQQQQQQQQQHHHHQHQPQPPQHLHHHQAVIAQQQYHPLHQPPPLVHHHQQHANQHRQQPPMTVGYHTQPSTYHPSELAESMLVHDADNGHYYQMAGGVGGAGLLVSGVDEDPMDMEVSVGSTTLLGASEGDQTLGQVDSASGGLANSGDEHEIDIKDIIREGHEKADPSQFELLKVLGEGSFGKVFLVRKIVGIDAGTLYAMKVLKKATLKVKDRVRSTNERNILADVGHAFIVKLHYAFQTPGKLYLILDFLRGGDLFTRLSKEVMFTEEDVKFYLAELALALNHLHGLGIIYRDLKPENILLDQDGHIALTDFGLSKQPLDGSKTYSFCGTVEYMAPEVVNRKGHTFAADWWSFGVLMFEMLTGNLPFHGSNRNDTMNQILKTKLGMPENLSPEAQSLLRALFKRNPQNRLGAGPNGIDDIKRHEFFANVDWVAFERKEVRPPFIPAVSRDDAFYFDSEYTNKSPKDSPGGPVSASAHEIFRGFSFIAPGLLDEQPNFANGSNMIMQQQPASRSPFSNEIPGVKPAAFGDEYSMMQELGRGTFSVCRMCEHRTTKKHYAVKIIDKSYHDCREEVEILLRYGNHPNIVTLYGVHEDASYVYLVMELLKGGELLDRILAIHYMSEQEASAVLRTVVSAVAYLHEHGVVHRDLKPSNLLYAAVNHTPESLKLCDLGFAKQLRADNGLLMTPCYTANFVAPEVLKKQGYDLACDIWSLGVLLYIMLEGKTPFASTPNDSPDMILARIGSGKVDLETGKWPTISTEVKDLLRQMLHIIPQRRPTAAQILRHPWLSRLGARPTANITVPQYTDRATMVDPAQTMKANENTEAIKGAVNATFRAISSPQAANLGPVGMSDLARRRMDKMNHS; this comes from the exons TCATCCTCGCAGGATAATGTGGAGATGGTCGTCGATGAAGCCTATGATCCGCTACTGCATGCTCAGCAAAacccacaccagcagcagcagcagcagcaacagcagcagcaccatcaccaccagcaccagccgcaaccaccacagcacctgcatcatcatcaggcggTTATAGCACAACAGCAATACCACCCCCttcatcaaccaccaccacttgttcatcatcatcagcaacacgctaatcagcaccgtcagcagcCACCGATGACGGTTGGGTATCACACACAACCAAGTACATACCATCCTAGTGAACTGGCAGAATCGATGCTGGTGCATGATGCCGACAATGGTCATTACTATCAGATGgccggtggcgttggcggcgCTGGTTTGCTGGTGTCCGGGGTGGATGAGGATCCGATGGATATGGAGGTGAGCGTTGGCAGCACTACGCTTCTCGGTGCGTCCGAAGGAGATCAGACACTGGGGCAGGTTGATTCTGCTAGCGGCGGCTTAGCAAACAGTGGCGATGAGCATGAAATCGACATCAAGGACATCATACGCGAAGGTCACGAGAAAGCAGATCCATCCCAGTTCGAACTGTTGAAGGTGCTGGGTGAAGGATCCTTTGGCAAGGTGTTTCTTGTGCGAAAAATCGTTGGTATCGATGCCGGTACGCTGTACGCCATGAAG GTTCTGAAAAAAGCCACCCTGAAGGTGAAAGATCGCGTGAGAAGCACAAACGAGCGGAACATTTTGGCCGACGTCGGTCACGCGTTCATCGTGAAGCTACATTATGCCTTCCAGACGCCCGGTAAACTGTACCTTATACTAGATTTCCTGCGCGGTGGTGATCTGTTCACGCGCCTCAGCAAAGAGGTGATGTTCACCGAGGAGGATGTAAAGTTCTATCTGGCTGAGCTAGCACTGGCATTGAACCATCTGCACGGCCTTGGAATCATCTACCGGGATCTGAAGCCGGAAAACATTCTTCTGGACCAG GATGGTCATATAGCTTTAACAGACTTTGGCCTATCGAAGCAACCGTTGGATGGTTCGAAAACGTACAGTTTTTGTGGCACGGTAGAGTACATGGCACCCGAGGTGGTTAATCGCAAAGGCCACACTTTCGCTGCCGACTGGTGGTCATTCGGTGTGTTAATG TTCGAGATGCTCACAGGTAACCTCCCATTCCATGGAAGCAATCGGAATGATACCATGAACCAGATCCTAAAAACAAAGCTAGGAATGCCAGAGAATCTAAGCCCGGAGGCGCAAAGTTTACTGCGCGCACTGTTCAAGCGCAATCCCCAGAACCGGCTCGGTGCAGGTCCGAATGGAATCGACGACATTAAACGACACGAGTTCTTCGCCAATGTCGACTGGGTGGCGTTTGAGCGGAAGGAAGTGCGCCCACCGTTCATTCCGGCCGTTTCGCGTGATGATGCATTCTATTTCGATTCCGAGTACACCAACAAATCGCCCAA AGATTCACCCGGAGGACCGGTCAGTGCCAGTGCGCATGAAATTTTCCGAGGTTTCAGCTTCATTGCACCCGGGCTACTGGATGAGCAGCCAAACTTTGCGAATGGTAGCAACATGATAATGCAACAGCAACCCGCCTCCAGGTCACCGTTTTCCAATGAAATTCCCGGAGTCAAACCGGCTGCCTTTGGGGATGAGTACAGTATGATGCAGGAGCTCGGCCGTGGAACGTTCTCGGTATGCCGTATGTGCGAGCACCGTACGACAAAGAAGCACTATGCAGTGAAG ATCATAGATAAATCATACCACGATTGTCGCGAAGAGGTAGAGATTTTACTTCGGTACGGTAATCATCCTAACATTGTGACACTGTACGGTGTGCATGAGGACGCAAGCTATGTATACCTGGTGATGGAGCTACTGAAGGGTGGCGAGCTGCTGGATCGCATCCTTGCCATACACTACATGTCCGAGCAGGAGGCCAGTGCCGTACTGCGAACCGTCGTCTCGGCAGTCGCCTATTTGCATGAGCATGGCGTCGTCCATCGGGATCTGAAACCCTCGAACTTGCTTTACGCTGCCGTCAATCACACGCCCGAATCTTTGAAGCTGTGTGATTTGGGCTTTGCGAAGCAACTCCGTGCCGATAATGGACTGCTGATGACACCCTGCTACACGGCCAACTTCGTCGCACCGGAGGTACTGAAGAAGCAGGGATACGACCTAGCGTGCGATATCTGGTCGCTCGGGGTGTTGCTGTACATTATGCTCGAAGGCAAAACACCATTCGCCAGTACGCCCAACGATTCACCAGACATGATTCTAGCACGCATTGGTTCTGGGAAGGTGGATTTGGAAACAGGC AAATGGCCAACGATATCGACCGAAGTTAAAGATTTGCTGCGCCAAATGCTACACATTATACCCCAAAGGCGTCCAACGGCAGCTCAGATTCTACGCCACCCGTGGCTGTCTCGCTTGGGAGCGCGCCCCACGGCCAACATTACAGTGCCCCAGTATACCGATCGGGCAACGATGGTAGACCCGGCGCAGACGATGAAGGCAAACGAAAACACCGAAGCCATCAAGGGAGCTGTGAACGCTACGTTCCGTGCCATTTCATCGCCACAGGCTGCTAATCTTGGCCCGGTTGGTATGTCCGACTTAGCACGGCGCCGAATGGACAAAATGAACCATTCGTAG
- the LOC125949014 gene encoding ribosomal protein S6 kinase 2 beta-like isoform X2 has translation MVVDEAYDPLLHAQQNPHQQQQQQQQQQHHHHQHQPQPPQHLHHHQAVIAQQQYHPLHQPPPLVHHHQQHANQHRQQPPMTVGYHTQPSTYHPSELAESMLVHDADNGHYYQMAGGVGGAGLLVSGVDEDPMDMEVSVGSTTLLGASEGDQTLGQVDSASGGLANSGDEHEIDIKDIIREGHEKADPSQFELLKVLGEGSFGKVFLVRKIVGIDAGTLYAMKVLKKATLKVKDRVRSTNERNILADVGHAFIVKLHYAFQTPGKLYLILDFLRGGDLFTRLSKEVMFTEEDVKFYLAELALALNHLHGLGIIYRDLKPENILLDQDGHIALTDFGLSKQPLDGSKTYSFCGTVEYMAPEVVNRKGHTFAADWWSFGVLMFEMLTGNLPFHGSNRNDTMNQILKTKLGMPENLSPEAQSLLRALFKRNPQNRLGAGPNGIDDIKRHEFFANVDWVAFERKEVRPPFIPAVSRDDAFYFDSEYTNKSPKDSPGGPVSASAHEIFRGFSFIAPGLLDEQPNFANGSNMIMQQQPASRSPFSNEIPGVKPAAFGDEYSMMQELGRGTFSVCRMCEHRTTKKHYAVKIIDKSYHDCREEVEILLRYGNHPNIVTLYGVHEDASYVYLVMELLKGGELLDRILAIHYMSEQEASAVLRTVVSAVAYLHEHGVVHRDLKPSNLLYAAVNHTPESLKLCDLGFAKQLRADNGLLMTPCYTANFVAPEVLKKQGYDLACDIWSLGVLLYIMLEGKTPFASTPNDSPDMILARIGSGKVDLETGKWPTISTEVKDLLRQMLHIIPQRRPTAAQILRHPWLSRLGARPTANITVPQYTDRATMVDPAQTMKANENTEAIKGAVNATFRAISSPQAANLGPVGMSDLARRRMDKMNHS, from the exons ATGGTCGTCGATGAAGCCTATGATCCGCTACTGCATGCTCAGCAAAacccacaccagcagcagcagcagcagcaacagcagcagcaccatcaccaccagcaccagccgcaaccaccacagcacctgcatcatcatcaggcggTTATAGCACAACAGCAATACCACCCCCttcatcaaccaccaccacttgttcatcatcatcagcaacacgctaatcagcaccgtcagcagcCACCGATGACGGTTGGGTATCACACACAACCAAGTACATACCATCCTAGTGAACTGGCAGAATCGATGCTGGTGCATGATGCCGACAATGGTCATTACTATCAGATGgccggtggcgttggcggcgCTGGTTTGCTGGTGTCCGGGGTGGATGAGGATCCGATGGATATGGAGGTGAGCGTTGGCAGCACTACGCTTCTCGGTGCGTCCGAAGGAGATCAGACACTGGGGCAGGTTGATTCTGCTAGCGGCGGCTTAGCAAACAGTGGCGATGAGCATGAAATCGACATCAAGGACATCATACGCGAAGGTCACGAGAAAGCAGATCCATCCCAGTTCGAACTGTTGAAGGTGCTGGGTGAAGGATCCTTTGGCAAGGTGTTTCTTGTGCGAAAAATCGTTGGTATCGATGCCGGTACGCTGTACGCCATGAAG GTTCTGAAAAAAGCCACCCTGAAGGTGAAAGATCGCGTGAGAAGCACAAACGAGCGGAACATTTTGGCCGACGTCGGTCACGCGTTCATCGTGAAGCTACATTATGCCTTCCAGACGCCCGGTAAACTGTACCTTATACTAGATTTCCTGCGCGGTGGTGATCTGTTCACGCGCCTCAGCAAAGAGGTGATGTTCACCGAGGAGGATGTAAAGTTCTATCTGGCTGAGCTAGCACTGGCATTGAACCATCTGCACGGCCTTGGAATCATCTACCGGGATCTGAAGCCGGAAAACATTCTTCTGGACCAG GATGGTCATATAGCTTTAACAGACTTTGGCCTATCGAAGCAACCGTTGGATGGTTCGAAAACGTACAGTTTTTGTGGCACGGTAGAGTACATGGCACCCGAGGTGGTTAATCGCAAAGGCCACACTTTCGCTGCCGACTGGTGGTCATTCGGTGTGTTAATG TTCGAGATGCTCACAGGTAACCTCCCATTCCATGGAAGCAATCGGAATGATACCATGAACCAGATCCTAAAAACAAAGCTAGGAATGCCAGAGAATCTAAGCCCGGAGGCGCAAAGTTTACTGCGCGCACTGTTCAAGCGCAATCCCCAGAACCGGCTCGGTGCAGGTCCGAATGGAATCGACGACATTAAACGACACGAGTTCTTCGCCAATGTCGACTGGGTGGCGTTTGAGCGGAAGGAAGTGCGCCCACCGTTCATTCCGGCCGTTTCGCGTGATGATGCATTCTATTTCGATTCCGAGTACACCAACAAATCGCCCAA AGATTCACCCGGAGGACCGGTCAGTGCCAGTGCGCATGAAATTTTCCGAGGTTTCAGCTTCATTGCACCCGGGCTACTGGATGAGCAGCCAAACTTTGCGAATGGTAGCAACATGATAATGCAACAGCAACCCGCCTCCAGGTCACCGTTTTCCAATGAAATTCCCGGAGTCAAACCGGCTGCCTTTGGGGATGAGTACAGTATGATGCAGGAGCTCGGCCGTGGAACGTTCTCGGTATGCCGTATGTGCGAGCACCGTACGACAAAGAAGCACTATGCAGTGAAG ATCATAGATAAATCATACCACGATTGTCGCGAAGAGGTAGAGATTTTACTTCGGTACGGTAATCATCCTAACATTGTGACACTGTACGGTGTGCATGAGGACGCAAGCTATGTATACCTGGTGATGGAGCTACTGAAGGGTGGCGAGCTGCTGGATCGCATCCTTGCCATACACTACATGTCCGAGCAGGAGGCCAGTGCCGTACTGCGAACCGTCGTCTCGGCAGTCGCCTATTTGCATGAGCATGGCGTCGTCCATCGGGATCTGAAACCCTCGAACTTGCTTTACGCTGCCGTCAATCACACGCCCGAATCTTTGAAGCTGTGTGATTTGGGCTTTGCGAAGCAACTCCGTGCCGATAATGGACTGCTGATGACACCCTGCTACACGGCCAACTTCGTCGCACCGGAGGTACTGAAGAAGCAGGGATACGACCTAGCGTGCGATATCTGGTCGCTCGGGGTGTTGCTGTACATTATGCTCGAAGGCAAAACACCATTCGCCAGTACGCCCAACGATTCACCAGACATGATTCTAGCACGCATTGGTTCTGGGAAGGTGGATTTGGAAACAGGC AAATGGCCAACGATATCGACCGAAGTTAAAGATTTGCTGCGCCAAATGCTACACATTATACCCCAAAGGCGTCCAACGGCAGCTCAGATTCTACGCCACCCGTGGCTGTCTCGCTTGGGAGCGCGCCCCACGGCCAACATTACAGTGCCCCAGTATACCGATCGGGCAACGATGGTAGACCCGGCGCAGACGATGAAGGCAAACGAAAACACCGAAGCCATCAAGGGAGCTGTGAACGCTACGTTCCGTGCCATTTCATCGCCACAGGCTGCTAATCTTGGCCCGGTTGGTATGTCCGACTTAGCACGGCGCCGAATGGACAAAATGAACCATTCGTAG